In Geobacter anodireducens, a genomic segment contains:
- a CDS encoding transcription elongation factor GreA has protein sequence MSHTIPMTKESYEALQEELKRLIREERPRVIQDIAEARSHGDLSENAEYDAAKNRQAFIEGRILELQGKLARAYVVDLTGMKPDKVVFGATVTLYDTATEEEVTYKIVGEEEADIKLGKISCTSPVGKALIGHKLDDSVKIKVPSGLKEYEIIDIKYV, from the coding sequence ATGTCGCACACCATACCGATGACCAAGGAAAGCTACGAGGCGCTCCAGGAAGAGCTCAAGCGCCTGATCCGCGAGGAGCGGCCCCGGGTGATCCAGGACATAGCCGAGGCCCGCAGCCACGGCGACCTGTCGGAAAACGCCGAGTACGATGCGGCCAAAAACCGCCAGGCCTTCATCGAAGGGCGCATCCTGGAACTCCAGGGCAAGCTCGCCCGGGCCTATGTGGTGGACCTGACGGGGATGAAGCCGGACAAGGTGGTGTTCGGGGCCACCGTTACCCTCTACGACACGGCCACCGAAGAAGAAGTCACCTACAAGATCGTGGGCGAAGAAGAGGCCGACATCAAGCTCGGCAAGATTTCCTGCACCTCGCCGGTGGGCAAGGCCCTCATCGGCCACAAACTCGACGACAGCGTCAAGATCAAGGTGCCTTCCGGGCTCAAGGAATACGAAATCATCGACATCAAGTACGTCTGA